The proteins below come from a single Parageobacillus toebii NBRC 107807 genomic window:
- the queG gene encoding tRNA epoxyqueuosine(34) reductase QueG, translating into MDVAALKQEIIEYSKTIGIDKIGFASADPFVELKERLRRQQELGYQSGFEEPDIEKRTNPSLLLPEAKSIIAIALAYPSKMKNAPRGTKTERRGIFCRASWGKDYHYILRERLEKLEAFILERVPQARVKSMVDTGELADRAVAERAGIGWSGKNCSIITPEFGSYVYLGEMITNIPFPPDEPIESRCGTCTKCIDACPTGALVQGGQLNAQRCLSFLTQTKGFLADEFRDKIGNRLYGCDTCQMVCPENKGKDFHLHPEMEPDPEVVKPKLIPLLHISNREFKEKFGSIAGAWRGKKPIQRNAILALAHYKDQTAIPDLLKLLKEDSRPVIRGTAAWALGKIGDTRVISDLEEASKTEKDPEVLAEIEKGLQLLRSNEEKGKNRSPVT; encoded by the coding sequence ATGGATGTGGCGGCTCTAAAACAAGAGATTATTGAATATAGCAAAACGATTGGTATTGATAAAATTGGATTTGCTAGTGCTGATCCGTTTGTCGAGTTAAAAGAGCGGCTTCGTCGCCAACAAGAGTTAGGATATCAATCCGGATTCGAAGAGCCGGATATTGAAAAGAGAACTAATCCTTCCCTGCTTTTGCCAGAAGCAAAGTCTATTATTGCGATTGCCTTAGCATATCCGTCCAAAATGAAAAATGCTCCGCGTGGTACAAAAACAGAAAGACGAGGAATTTTTTGCAGGGCATCATGGGGAAAGGATTATCATTACATTTTGCGGGAACGTCTTGAAAAATTAGAAGCATTTATTTTAGAGAGAGTTCCTCAGGCTAGAGTAAAATCGATGGTAGACACGGGAGAACTGGCTGACCGTGCTGTTGCGGAACGGGCTGGAATTGGTTGGAGCGGAAAAAATTGTTCTATTATTACTCCAGAGTTTGGTTCTTATGTTTATTTAGGAGAGATGATTACCAATATTCCGTTTCCACCTGATGAACCGATTGAAAGCCGCTGTGGAACGTGTACGAAGTGTATCGATGCTTGCCCGACGGGAGCGCTCGTGCAGGGAGGACAATTGAATGCACAGCGATGCCTTTCATTTCTGACACAAACGAAAGGTTTTTTAGCTGATGAATTTCGTGATAAAATTGGAAATCGATTATATGGATGTGATACGTGCCAAATGGTTTGCCCTGAAAATAAAGGAAAAGACTTTCATCTCCATCCAGAGATGGAACCGGACCCTGAAGTGGTAAAACCAAAATTAATTCCGCTTTTGCATATAAGCAATCGAGAATTTAAGGAAAAATTCGGTTCGATTGCTGGGGCTTGGCGAGGGAAAAAGCCGATTCAGCGAAATGCCATTTTGGCTTTAGCACATTATAAAGATCAAACAGCCATTCCGGATTTACTAAAACTATTAAAAGAAGATAGCCGTCCGGTTATTCGCGGAACAGCGGCGTGGGCGCTTGGAAAAATTGGTGATACACGCGTTATTTCCGATTTAGAGGAAGCAAGCAAAACGGAAAAAGACCCGGAAGTTCTTGCGGAAATCGAAAAGGGACTACAATTATTGCGGTCAAATGAGGAAAAGGGAAAAAATCGCTCACCTGTCACATAA
- a CDS encoding amidase domain-containing protein, producing MKKQLQYLLEKRAQFFVSKDERNVEEAVERKQRLFEKRDAEIVRCSINSQIVSKHVMETGGRLAYLAHYQFLIKHGSKMYVEEQVEERRAYFERGELVKDEKIIVSEEMVPPRLEREMLVDERISYKYDRAKAVRYAETWWNSYNPAFPRFKVDCTNFISQCLYAGGAPMTGYPNRAKGWWCKNNNWSYSWAVAHSFRWYLSGARVGLQAVEVSSPEQLMAGDVICYDFEGDGRFNHSTIVVAKDANGMPLVNAHTTNSRMRYWSYEDSTAYTPNIRYKFFHIIDRK from the coding sequence GTGAAAAAACAGCTGCAATATTTATTAGAAAAAAGAGCTCAATTTTTTGTGTCTAAAGACGAACGCAATGTAGAAGAAGCAGTGGAAAGGAAGCAGCGGCTATTCGAGAAACGCGACGCAGAAATTGTCCGCTGTTCCATTAATAGCCAAATTGTAAGCAAGCATGTAATGGAAACTGGGGGGAGGCTTGCTTATTTAGCTCATTATCAATTTTTAATAAAGCATGGCAGCAAGATGTACGTTGAGGAACAAGTGGAGGAAAGAAGAGCGTATTTTGAACGTGGAGAGTTAGTGAAAGATGAAAAAATAATCGTGAGCGAGGAAATGGTCCCGCCTCGTTTAGAACGTGAGATGTTAGTGGATGAAAGAATTTCATATAAATATGATCGAGCAAAGGCGGTGCGTTATGCTGAAACGTGGTGGAACAGCTACAATCCCGCGTTTCCACGGTTTAAGGTAGATTGCACGAATTTTATTTCCCAATGTTTATACGCAGGTGGAGCCCCGATGACAGGGTATCCGAATCGCGCAAAGGGATGGTGGTGCAAAAACAACAATTGGAGCTATAGTTGGGCGGTGGCACATTCTTTCCGTTGGTACTTGAGTGGAGCGCGTGTTGGATTACAAGCGGTTGAAGTATCATCGCCAGAACAATTGATGGCTGGAGATGTGATTTGTTACGACTTTGAAGGGGACGGTCGTTTTAATCACTCAACGATTGTTGTAGCGAAGGATGCGAACGGAATGCCGTTAGTGAACGCTCATACAACAAATAGCCGCATGCGCTATTGGTCATATGAAGATTCCACGGCGTATACACCTAATATTCGCTATAAGTTTTTTCATATCATTGATCGAAAATAA
- the trmL gene encoding tRNA (uridine(34)/cytosine(34)/5-carboxymethylaminomethyluridine(34)-2'-O)-methyltransferase TrmL, which yields MPLHVVLYQPEIPANTGNIARTCAATDTALHLIRPLGFSTDDKMLKRAGLDYWPYVNISYYDSLEELFERYPNGEFYFITKFGKKYYDSFDFSDMEKDHFFVFGRETTGLPKDLLEANMDRCLRIPMNDKVRSLNLSNTAAILVYEALRQQKFNGLF from the coding sequence ATGCCACTACATGTAGTACTATATCAACCGGAAATTCCAGCAAATACGGGGAATATTGCACGTACGTGTGCAGCAACAGATACAGCGCTTCATTTGATTCGTCCGCTCGGTTTTTCGACCGATGATAAAATGTTAAAACGCGCCGGTCTTGACTATTGGCCATATGTAAATATTTCTTATTATGATTCATTGGAAGAGTTATTTGAGCGGTATCCAAACGGAGAATTTTACTTTATCACTAAATTTGGAAAAAAATACTATGATTCTTTCGACTTTAGTGATATGGAAAAAGATCATTTTTTTGTGTTTGGACGTGAAACGACGGGATTGCCAAAAGATTTGCTTGAAGCAAATATGGATCGCTGTCTGCGCATTCCGATGAACGATAAAGTCCGTTCCTTAAATTTATCCAATACTGCAGCTATTTTAGTCTATGAAGCGTTGCGTCAGCAAAAATTTAACGGTTTATTTTAA
- a CDS encoding PrkA family serine protein kinase codes for MDILKKIEQYREEEERLKWEGTFAEYLEILKEKPWVAQSAHSRVYNMIKDAGVEVVNGRKRYKFFSHQLFGLEEALERLVEEYFHPAAKRLDVRKRILLLMGPVGGGKSTLVTLLKRGLEEYSKTERGAVYAIKGCPMHEDPLHLIPPHLRDDFYKEYGIRIEGELSPLNMMRLEKEYGGRIEDVMVERIFFSENKRVGIGTFSPSDPKSQDIADLTGSIDFSTIAEYGSESDPRAYRFDGELNKANRGIMEFQEMLKCDEKFLWHLLSLTQEGNFKAGRFALISADELIIAHTNETEYRSFIANKKNEALHSRIIVMPIPYNLRVSEEERIYEKMIRESDVADVHIAPHTLRIAAMFTILTRLKESKRPDVDLIKKMRLYDGEMVEGFNEVDVEELKKEHPDEGMSGIDPRYVINRISSCIIRKEVPSINALDVLRSLKEGLDQHPSISKEDKERYLNFISLVRKEYDEIAKQEVQKAFVYSYEESAKTLMDNYLDNVEAYCNKTKLRDPLTGEEMNPDEKLMRSFEEQIGISENAKKAFREEILIRISAYARKGQRFDYNSHERLREAIQKKLFADLKDIVKITTSSKTPDEQQLKKINEVVARLIDEYGYNSTSANELLRYVGSLLNR; via the coding sequence ATGGATATTTTAAAGAAAATCGAACAATATCGGGAAGAAGAGGAACGGTTAAAATGGGAAGGTACGTTTGCAGAGTATTTAGAGATTTTAAAAGAAAAGCCATGGGTTGCTCAGTCCGCTCATTCACGCGTTTATAATATGATTAAAGATGCTGGAGTCGAAGTAGTAAATGGAAGAAAACGATATAAGTTTTTCAGCCATCAGCTATTTGGATTAGAGGAGGCGCTGGAACGTCTAGTAGAAGAATATTTTCATCCAGCGGCAAAGCGGCTTGATGTGCGCAAACGTATTTTGTTGTTGATGGGTCCTGTCGGTGGCGGAAAATCAACACTTGTTACATTGCTAAAACGGGGGTTAGAGGAGTATTCGAAGACAGAACGCGGCGCAGTGTATGCGATTAAAGGATGCCCGATGCATGAAGATCCGCTTCATTTAATCCCACCTCATTTGCGCGATGATTTTTATAAAGAGTATGGCATCCGCATTGAAGGAGAACTTTCGCCGCTGAACATGATGAGATTGGAAAAAGAATATGGCGGGCGTATTGAAGATGTAATGGTAGAGAGAATTTTCTTCTCGGAAAATAAACGGGTCGGCATTGGAACGTTCAGTCCGTCTGATCCAAAATCTCAGGATATTGCTGATCTCACGGGAAGTATCGACTTTTCAACCATCGCTGAATATGGTTCAGAATCAGATCCACGCGCCTATCGATTTGATGGTGAGTTAAACAAGGCGAACCGAGGAATTATGGAATTCCAGGAAATGTTAAAATGTGATGAAAAGTTTCTATGGCATTTGCTTTCTTTAACGCAAGAAGGAAATTTCAAAGCGGGGCGATTCGCGCTCATTAGCGCTGATGAGCTAATTATCGCCCATACGAACGAAACGGAATATCGTTCATTTATCGCGAACAAAAAGAATGAAGCGCTCCACTCGCGGATTATCGTCATGCCAATTCCATACAATTTGCGTGTGTCGGAAGAGGAGCGTATTTATGAAAAAATGATTCGGGAAAGTGATGTAGCTGATGTTCATATTGCTCCGCATACGCTTCGAATTGCCGCAATGTTTACGATTTTAACGAGATTGAAAGAATCGAAACGGCCGGATGTCGATTTAATTAAAAAAATGCGACTCTACGATGGCGAAATGGTCGAAGGATTTAATGAAGTAGATGTAGAGGAATTGAAAAAAGAACATCCGGATGAAGGAATGAGCGGCATCGATCCTCGTTACGTCATTAACCGAATTTCTTCGTGCATTATTCGCAAAGAAGTTCCATCGATTAACGCGCTAGATGTATTGCGATCCTTAAAAGAGGGGCTTGATCAGCATCCGTCTATTTCCAAAGAAGATAAAGAGCGGTATTTAAACTTTATTTCGCTTGTCCGGAAAGAATACGATGAAATCGCCAAGCAAGAAGTACAAAAGGCGTTTGTCTACTCCTATGAGGAGTCGGCGAAAACGTTGATGGACAATTATTTAGACAATGTAGAAGCATACTGCAATAAAACGAAGCTGCGCGATCCGTTGACAGGAGAGGAAATGAATCCAGACGAAAAACTCATGCGCTCGTTCGAAGAGCAAATCGGCATTTCGGAAAACGCGAAAAAGGCATTTCGTGAAGAAATTTTAATTCGTATTTCCGCCTATGCCCGAAAAGGACAGAGGTTTGATTACAACTCACATGAGCGGTTGCGGGAGGCTATTCAGAAGAAACTATTCGCTGACTTGAAAGACATTGTAAAAATCACCACTTCATCGAAAACGCCGGATGAGCAGCAATTAAAGAAAATTAATGAAGTAGTGGCACGCTTGATCGATGAATATGGCTATAATTCTACGTCAGCAAACGAATTGCTTCGCTATGTCGGCAGCTTATTAAATCGTTAG
- the yhbH gene encoding sporulation protein YhbH, translated as MKGNFVISKEDWSLHRKGHDDQKRHEEKVKEAIKNNLPDLITEESIIMSNGRDVIKIPIRSLDEYKIRYNYEKNKHVGQGNGDSQVGDVVARDGSGEGQGPGTGQGAGDLPGQDYYEAEVSLMELEEALFSQLELPNLQRKEADQNVVEHIEFNDIRRTGLTGNIDKKRTMLAAFKRNAMNGNPSFYPIYREDLRYRTWNEVVKPDSKAVVLAMMDTSGSMGLWEKYMARSFFFWMTRFLRTKYETVEIAFIAHHTEAKVVTEDEFFTKGESGGTICSSAYRKALELIETKYSPSRYNIYPFHFSDGDNLTSDNARCVKLVQELMKVSNMFGYGEVNQYNRHSTLMSAYKNIKDEKFRYYILKQKSDVFHAMKTFFRKEENKAFV; from the coding sequence ATGAAAGGAAACTTTGTTATATCGAAAGAAGACTGGTCCCTCCATCGGAAAGGACATGACGATCAAAAACGACATGAAGAAAAAGTAAAAGAAGCAATTAAAAACAATTTGCCAGATTTAATTACAGAAGAAAGCATCATTATGTCAAACGGACGTGACGTCATTAAAATTCCGATCCGTTCTTTGGATGAATATAAAATTCGTTATAATTATGAGAAAAACAAACATGTTGGTCAAGGGAACGGAGACAGTCAAGTTGGCGATGTTGTTGCAAGAGATGGATCAGGGGAGGGACAAGGGCCTGGAACAGGGCAAGGAGCCGGCGACTTGCCCGGGCAAGATTATTATGAAGCGGAAGTTTCGCTAATGGAATTGGAAGAAGCGTTATTCAGCCAATTGGAGCTGCCGAATTTACAAAGAAAAGAAGCGGACCAAAACGTTGTAGAACATATTGAATTTAATGATATTCGCCGTACTGGTTTAACGGGGAATATCGATAAAAAAAGAACGATGCTCGCGGCATTTAAGAGAAATGCGATGAATGGCAATCCAAGTTTTTATCCGATTTATCGTGAAGATTTAAGATATAGAACATGGAATGAAGTGGTAAAGCCAGATTCGAAAGCAGTTGTTCTTGCGATGATGGATACAAGCGGCTCAATGGGATTGTGGGAAAAATATATGGCACGCAGTTTCTTCTTTTGGATGACCCGCTTTTTACGTACAAAATATGAAACGGTGGAAATCGCATTTATCGCCCATCATACAGAAGCAAAAGTGGTTACCGAAGATGAATTTTTCACAAAAGGAGAAAGCGGAGGCACGATCTGTTCTTCCGCCTATCGAAAAGCGTTGGAGCTCATTGAAACGAAATACTCGCCATCGCGTTATAATATTTATCCGTTCCACTTTTCGGATGGAGATAACTTGACATCAGATAACGCCCGTTGTGTCAAACTTGTTCAAGAACTAATGAAAGTGTCCAACATGTTTGGATATGGAGAAGTAAATCAGTATAACCGCCACTCGACGCTAATGTCTGCTTACAAAAACATCAAAGATGAAAAATTCCGTTATTATATCCTCAAACAAAAATCAGATGTATTCCATGCGATGAAAACATTTTTCCGGAAAGAAGAAAATAAGGCATTCGTATGA
- a CDS encoding TOBE domain-containing protein, giving the protein MTMADRMMVLHEEISQQIGVPLDVYNHPNNTFVASFIGFPPMNLVEAKVSENTLFLNYERAIRFSNSSLLLPEQVIVGVRPEHIHLVPSQDEYFIATVVNVEILGTETLVTFQLTKRTHWIARWNGQWNIQVGERIPLVIDEANIVFFDDHGFRLPYPISSHTMSGEGKR; this is encoded by the coding sequence ATGACGATGGCAGATCGAATGATGGTTTTGCACGAAGAAATATCGCAACAAATCGGTGTGCCGCTGGATGTGTACAATCATCCGAATAATACTTTTGTTGCTTCGTTTATCGGTTTTCCGCCGATGAATTTAGTAGAGGCAAAAGTATCAGAAAACACATTGTTTCTCAACTATGAACGGGCAATACGATTTTCAAATAGCAGTTTGTTGCTGCCGGAACAAGTGATTGTCGGCGTTCGCCCCGAACATATTCATCTCGTTCCATCTCAAGATGAATATTTTATTGCTACTGTTGTGAATGTAGAAATATTAGGTACTGAAACACTTGTGACGTTTCAACTAACGAAACGTACACATTGGATTGCCAGATGGAACGGACAGTGGAATATTCAGGTCGGCGAACGGATTCCGTTGGTTATTGATGAAGCAAATATTGTATTTTTTGATGATCATGGCTTCAGACTTCCTTATCCTATTTCTTCACATACGATGAGCGGGGAGGGGAAACGATGA
- a CDS encoding LacI family DNA-binding transcriptional regulator — MANIREIAKEAGVSVATVSRVLNGYPYVKEEKRNAVWEAVEKLNYTKNINAVHLAKGKTSIVGVILPYVNHPYFATVLEGISKEALRHRYHLLLFQTNYDVEKELEALEMMRMKQVDGLIICSHVADWSVIEEYKKDGPIVLCEDVQDQDFLSVYIDHYEAFTKALSYLIQKGHRHIGYCIGRTTGANSKAREAAYYDTLRQIGVEPRKEWIFDRCLYMEDGKRVIRQWMELSEKPSALLVSSDQVAAGIVLWGKKEGVNVPDDLAIVSFDNHPISEPLQITTMELPLALMGTKAFRLIYHYIETGNIVKKKEKLPIRFMERSSV; from the coding sequence ATGGCAAATATCCGGGAAATTGCAAAAGAAGCAGGAGTTTCGGTTGCGACGGTTTCACGAGTATTAAACGGATACCCATACGTGAAGGAAGAAAAGCGAAATGCAGTATGGGAAGCGGTAGAGAAATTGAATTATACAAAAAATATTAATGCGGTTCATCTAGCGAAAGGGAAAACGTCGATTGTCGGAGTCATTCTTCCATATGTGAATCATCCGTATTTCGCTACAGTATTGGAAGGAATATCAAAAGAAGCGCTTCGTCATCGGTATCACCTTTTGTTATTTCAAACGAATTACGATGTGGAAAAGGAATTAGAGGCGCTTGAGATGATGCGGATGAAACAAGTCGATGGGCTTATTATTTGTTCACATGTGGCAGACTGGAGCGTCATTGAGGAATATAAGAAAGATGGACCAATCGTATTATGCGAAGACGTCCAAGATCAAGATTTTTTATCCGTCTATATTGACCATTACGAGGCGTTTACGAAGGCTTTGAGCTATTTGATTCAAAAAGGGCATCGGCATATCGGCTATTGTATCGGAAGAACGACAGGAGCAAATAGCAAGGCGCGGGAAGCGGCATATTATGATACGTTGCGGCAAATTGGCGTTGAGCCGCGAAAAGAGTGGATTTTTGATCGTTGTTTATATATGGAAGACGGAAAGCGGGTGATCCGTCAATGGATGGAGCTGTCCGAAAAGCCGAGCGCTTTGCTTGTATCAAGCGATCAAGTGGCGGCGGGCATCGTGTTGTGGGGAAAAAAAGAAGGGGTAAACGTCCCCGATGACCTTGCGATTGTTAGTTTTGATAATCATCCGATTTCAGAACCGCTGCAAATTACGACGATGGAGCTGCCGCTTGCGCTGATGGGAACGAAGGCCTTTCGTCTCATTTATCATTACATCGAAACGGGGAATATCGTGAAGAAAAAGGAAAAACTGCCTATTCGTTTTATGGAACGCTCATCGGTATAA
- a CDS encoding response regulator, which yields MYRVLLIEDDPMVQEVNRQFIEQVKGFTVIGVAANGVEGIQLIRKLHPDLVIIDIYMPHKDGLETLKEIRSEGYEVDVIAITAASDIDTVRRVLQNGAFDYIMKPFKFERLKQALENYHSFRQALNEKESLTQKELDALLQTTESQTFEPRSGLPKGLNEVTLQKIARYLRKQTEPVSAEEVAEGIGIARVTARRYLEYLEKKGVVTLDVQYGGIGRPVNRYMMKHI from the coding sequence ATGTACCGCGTATTGCTTATTGAAGATGATCCGATGGTGCAGGAAGTAAATCGCCAATTTATCGAACAAGTGAAAGGATTTACCGTTATTGGCGTCGCTGCAAATGGCGTGGAAGGGATACAGCTAATCCGCAAACTTCATCCTGATTTAGTGATTATCGACATTTACATGCCTCACAAGGATGGTCTTGAAACATTGAAAGAAATTCGTTCCGAAGGATATGAAGTAGATGTCATCGCCATCACCGCAGCAAGTGATATCGATACTGTACGCCGCGTGTTGCAAAACGGTGCTTTCGATTATATTATGAAACCATTTAAATTCGAGCGTCTCAAACAAGCGTTAGAAAATTACCATTCATTTCGTCAAGCACTGAATGAAAAAGAATCGTTAACACAGAAAGAGCTAGACGCTCTTTTACAGACAACAGAATCCCAAACGTTCGAGCCTCGCAGTGGGCTGCCAAAAGGATTAAACGAAGTCACATTGCAAAAAATCGCTCGTTATCTCCGAAAACAAACAGAACCAGTTTCCGCCGAGGAAGTCGCCGAAGGAATCGGCATCGCCCGGGTAACTGCCCGCCGCTATTTAGAATACTTAGAAAAGAAAGGGGTAGTCACTCTCGATGTTCAATATGGCGGAATTGGACGCCCAGTAAACCGATATATGATGAAACACATATAA
- a CDS encoding ATP-binding protein, which translates to MNRLSIRWKITILISFIVSFSLLLSGMFVIGDFFHTKEEELRQRALLTARTVSELPEIKSHIVGTKEERSSINIIVERVRIIHNADYVVVLDMNKVRLSHPVPSMIGRVSRGADEGPAFAEHTYTSKARGEIGTVIRAFVPIMNKDHQQIGVVIAAYRLPTFFEVIDALKEEISITIILSLLIGGIGAWLLASHIKRQMFHLEPHEIAKLLVERTEAFNAMHEGVIAIDSNENITIFNDRAKRMFGVKGDVIGKPIRAIIPDTRLPEILEIDQPIYNKELQIGNLTIWSNRIPIRVNGKTVGAIAIFQDRTEVKKLAEELTGVKAFVSALRVQNHEYMNKLHTIAGLIQLGHLEKALEYVFQVTEEQEELTRFLSKHIKDESISGLLLSKIRRGKELGIRVIIDRHSRLHAFPPALDHHDFVIILGNLIENAFDSFQGITDREKEIYVSIEQNEEICSLSVEDNGQGIDEKHLDRIFEEGFSTKSENGRGIGLYLVKHIVEKGKGHIDVQSEKGKGTIFTITFDM; encoded by the coding sequence ATGAATCGGCTATCCATCCGCTGGAAAATCACGATCCTAATTTCCTTTATTGTTAGCTTTTCCTTATTGTTAAGCGGAATGTTTGTCATCGGCGACTTTTTTCATACAAAAGAAGAGGAATTACGACAGCGGGCATTGTTGACAGCACGGACGGTATCAGAGCTTCCTGAAATCAAATCACATATTGTCGGAACAAAAGAAGAACGATCTTCCATCAATATCATTGTGGAGCGTGTTCGCATTATTCATAATGCCGACTACGTTGTTGTTCTTGACATGAATAAAGTTCGCCTTTCCCATCCCGTCCCATCCATGATCGGACGTGTTTCCCGCGGCGCTGATGAAGGGCCTGCCTTTGCCGAACATACTTACACATCAAAAGCACGCGGTGAAATCGGCACGGTCATTCGTGCGTTCGTCCCAATTATGAATAAAGATCATCAACAAATCGGCGTCGTCATTGCGGCATATCGATTACCGACTTTTTTCGAAGTGATTGATGCTTTAAAAGAAGAAATTTCGATTACTATCATTCTTTCTTTGCTCATTGGCGGGATCGGTGCTTGGCTGCTTGCTTCTCATATTAAGCGACAAATGTTTCATTTGGAGCCGCATGAAATTGCCAAGCTGCTTGTTGAACGGACAGAAGCCTTTAACGCCATGCATGAAGGGGTCATTGCAATCGATAGTAATGAAAACATTACGATTTTTAATGATCGGGCTAAACGAATGTTTGGCGTCAAAGGAGACGTTATCGGTAAACCAATTCGGGCTATTATTCCGGACACACGTCTACCTGAAATATTAGAAATTGATCAGCCTATTTATAACAAAGAATTACAAATAGGAAACTTAACGATTTGGAGCAATCGCATTCCAATTAGAGTGAACGGCAAAACCGTTGGTGCCATCGCTATTTTCCAAGATCGTACCGAGGTGAAGAAGCTTGCCGAAGAGTTGACAGGTGTGAAAGCGTTTGTCAGTGCTCTGCGCGTGCAAAATCATGAGTATATGAATAAACTTCATACGATCGCCGGACTCATTCAATTAGGACATTTGGAGAAGGCGCTCGAATACGTATTTCAAGTGACAGAAGAGCAGGAGGAACTAACTAGGTTTTTAAGCAAGCATATTAAAGATGAAAGCATTTCCGGGCTTTTACTTAGCAAAATCCGCCGCGGCAAGGAATTAGGCATTCGCGTCATCATCGACCGCCATAGCCGTCTGCATGCTTTTCCACCTGCACTAGACCATCATGATTTTGTCATTATTCTTGGAAACTTGATTGAAAACGCGTTTGATTCCTTTCAAGGCATTACGGACCGGGAAAAAGAAATATATGTAAGCATTGAACAAAATGAGGAAATTTGTTCTCTCTCGGTGGAAGATAACGGCCAAGGTATTGATGAAAAACATCTCGACCGTATTTTCGAGGAAGGATTTTCAACCAAAAGCGAAAACGGGCGCGGCATCGGTTTATATTTAGTGAAACATATTGTCGAAAAAGGGAAAGGGCATATTGATGTGCAGTCAGAAAAAGGAAAAGGAACGATATTTACAATTACCTTTGACATGTAA
- a CDS encoding TRAP transporter substrate-binding protein, which translates to MKKQWWVASLVLLVCLGYLLKQHFRNENMVYDDEQQGLKKQIVIYFSHVVAENTPKGLAAQKFADLVEKKTNGRVKVEVFPNGSLYSDGEEMDALLRGDVQMIAPSFSKVTELIPEWQVLDLPFLFQDYHDVERAFTGDVGEHLLAMLDQKGIKGLALWGNGFKQMMSTARPLVRPDDFRGLRFRIMPSEVIEKQIRLLEGEPIVVSFDHVYRSLERHEFDGQENTISNIYSKGFYKFQPYITISNHGYLGYAVMMNKSFWESLPKDIQQKITEAIQETTKWNLQQSKKQNEQELEKIKQNKSIHIYELSEEEKKRWERKFAPLYDQFTKEFGDKLLREIKQR; encoded by the coding sequence ATGAAAAAGCAATGGTGGGTGGCGTCTCTTGTTTTGCTTGTCTGTTTAGGATACTTATTAAAACAGCATTTTCGCAATGAAAATATGGTGTATGATGATGAACAACAAGGGTTAAAAAAGCAAATTGTCATTTATTTTAGCCATGTAGTAGCGGAAAATACGCCAAAAGGATTAGCGGCGCAAAAATTTGCGGATCTTGTAGAGAAAAAAACAAATGGCCGTGTAAAAGTAGAAGTATTTCCGAATGGATCTTTATATTCCGATGGTGAGGAAATGGATGCTCTATTGCGCGGCGACGTGCAAATGATTGCTCCATCGTTTTCCAAAGTGACGGAGTTGATTCCGGAATGGCAAGTATTGGATTTGCCGTTTTTATTTCAAGATTATCACGATGTGGAGCGGGCATTTACAGGGGATGTGGGTGAACATCTTTTGGCGATGTTGGATCAAAAAGGGATTAAGGGATTGGCTTTATGGGGCAACGGTTTTAAACAAATGATGAGCACGGCTAGGCCGCTGGTCCGTCCTGATGATTTTCGCGGATTGCGCTTTCGTATTATGCCAAGCGAAGTGATTGAAAAGCAAATTCGTTTGCTCGAAGGCGAACCGATTGTTGTTTCATTTGATCATGTATACCGCTCTTTAGAAAGGCATGAATTTGATGGACAGGAAAATACGATTTCTAACATTTATTCGAAAGGTTTTTACAAATTTCAGCCATATATAACGATTAGCAATCATGGGTATCTCGGCTATGCCGTGATGATGAATAAATCGTTTTGGGAAAGTTTGCCGAAAGATATTCAGCAAAAAATAACAGAAGCGATTCAGGAAACAACGAAATGGAATTTACAACAATCGAAAAAACAAAACGAACAGGAATTAGAAAAAATAAAACAAAACAAAAGTATTCATATTTATGAACTGTCTGAAGAAGAAAAAAAGAGATGGGAACGGAAGTTTGCGCCTTTGTATGATCAATTTACAAAAGAGTTTGGCGACAAGCTGCTTCGCGAAATTAAACAGAGATAA